The region CGACAAGCCACAGAAACCGATTAACTTCAACACAAAGTGCTCCAGCGTTTCGGCTTTTTGCAACGCTGCGGTGAACACTTCCTGATGATGTGAGCGATGGAACAAGTCTGCAATGTTCATCCGCACTTTAAAAACAAAGAGATCAGCCATGATATGTGTACCTGAACCTATTACTTTAACTATATGAAGCCGTCAAAATAATGCAAACTTAAAGAGATAGTATAACATCATTGAAACCGCAATAATGCAGTGTTATATTATTGCAAGTATAAACAATCCAGAATGAGTGTTATGTTTAAGCAGTCTTTAATCACATTTGCCATTACCAGCGCAATTTTTTCCTCTCAAGCCTCTGCAGCACAACTGAAAGGTAAAGTGCTGGATACCAACAATCAACCTGTTCCGAATGCCACCGTACATTTGCACGGTAAGTCGCAGTCCGTTAAAACCGATATCAACGGTCAGTTTAGCATTAATGTCGATCAGGATTCACAGCTGCATGTCAGCAAAGACAACTTTATCAATGAGCGTATTGACGTCTCTGCAGACTCTCCATACGTTACCGTGAAGCTGGCACCCAGCTCGGTTGAGAGCGTTGTTGTGTATGCCTCTGCGCTGCACAAGAGCAACATCGAAATGGCATCACCTGTGGCCGTACTTGGTGGTGATGAGCTGAAAAACAGTGCCAAGCCTACGCTTGGTGAAACGCTAAAACAACTGCCAGGTATTAACGCCAGCTATTTTGGACCAGTTTCCTCTAGCCCGATCATTCGTGGTTTAGACGGTCCGCGCGTAAAGATCACCCAAAACGGTCTGGACAGCAGTGATGCATCACGCGTTGGACCTGATCACGCCAACACCAATGACTCTCTGGCAGCACAGCAAATTGAAGTACTACGTGGCCCTGCTACTTTGCTTTATGGCTCAGGCGCCATTGGAGGTGTCGTTAATGTGGTTGATAACCGCATCCCCACTGATGTGATCGAGGGAGTTCAGGGCGCAGCTGAATTCAGCCACGACACTAATTCAAACACCAATACAGTGGCCGCGTTATTTGAAGCCGGTAACAACGGTTTCAACTTCCACTTTGACGGCGTAACGCGCAAAGGCGGTGACTATGAAACACCGCGTTTTGCTTTGCCGGGCGAAGAGCATGAAGATCATGACCACGATGAAGCGCATCATGATGAGCATGAGGAACATGGTCACGACGAGCATGAGGAACATGGTCACGACGAGCATGCAGAAGAAGAACATGGTGAAGAGTCACATGGCGAGACTGAATACGCAGAGCGTGTAGCTAATACCTTCATCGACTCCAAGCAATTTAATATTGGTACCAGCTTCGTTGGCGATCACCTAACGGTTGGCTTATCTTACGGTCGCATTGAAACAGACTATGGGATCCCTGCCCACTCTCATGAACATCACGACCATGGCGACGAGCACGACCATGATGACCACGACGAACATGCTCATGACGACCATGATGACCATAGCGAAGACGAGCACGATCATGCACATGGCGCAGAAGAAGAAGCAGTTTTCGCGCGTGTTAAACAAGACAGATGGCAAGTCCTGTTTAACTACGCGCTGCATAATAACTGGATCGAGTCTATTCAGGTGCGCGCAGGCTTTACCGATTATGAACATGCCGAAATTGAGCATGGTGCTGTAGGCACGCGCTTCAGCAACGAAACAACTGAGCTGAGAACGAATATCGAGCACAGATTGGGCGAGTGGCACGGCATTATCGGTTATCACTTCTCTGACAGTGACTACGCCGCTGAAGGCGCGGAAGCGTTTACCCCGGCGACTAACACAAAAACACATGCCCTTTACGTGCTTGAAGAACGTCGTTTTGGTGATGTGACGTTAGAGCTAGGTGCACGTGTTGAAGACTTTGCGCTGTCGAGCAACTTTGCATCAGGTCACGATGAGCACGACGAACATGATCATGATGACCACGATGAGCATGAGGGTCACGAAGATGAGCATGTTGCCGAAATCATCAACTATACACTGGATACCACAAACTTCAGTGCCTCAATTGGTGCGGTATATGATTATACTGAAGGCCACAATGTTGCCGTTAACCTGTCTCGATCGGAGCGAGCACCTCTGACTGCCGAGCTGCTGTCAAACGGCCTGCATATTGCCACTTCTACATACGAGCTGGGTCTTGGTTACCACATTGAAGGCGATGAAGTACACTTTGAGCCAGAAAACATCGAACAGGAAAGATCGACGAACCTGGATAT is a window of Pseudoalteromonas sp. R3 DNA encoding:
- a CDS encoding TonB-dependent receptor, with amino-acid sequence MFKQSLITFAITSAIFSSQASAAQLKGKVLDTNNQPVPNATVHLHGKSQSVKTDINGQFSINVDQDSQLHVSKDNFINERIDVSADSPYVTVKLAPSSVESVVVYASALHKSNIEMASPVAVLGGDELKNSAKPTLGETLKQLPGINASYFGPVSSSPIIRGLDGPRVKITQNGLDSSDASRVGPDHANTNDSLAAQQIEVLRGPATLLYGSGAIGGVVNVVDNRIPTDVIEGVQGAAEFSHDTNSNTNTVAALFEAGNNGFNFHFDGVTRKGGDYETPRFALPGEEHEDHDHDEAHHDEHEEHGHDEHEEHGHDEHAEEEHGEESHGETEYAERVANTFIDSKQFNIGTSFVGDHLTVGLSYGRIETDYGIPAHSHEHHDHGDEHDHDDHDEHAHDDHDDHSEDEHDHAHGAEEEAVFARVKQDRWQVLFNYALHNNWIESIQVRAGFTDYEHAEIEHGAVGTRFSNETTELRTNIEHRLGEWHGIIGYHFSDSDYAAEGAEAFTPATNTKTHALYVLEERRFGDVTLELGARVEDFALSSNFASGHDEHDEHDHDDHDEHEGHEDEHVAEIINYTLDTTNFSASIGAVYDYTEGHNVAVNLSRSERAPLTAELLSNGLHIATSTYELGLGYHIEGDEVHFEPENIEQERSTNLDISFRRFIGDFGYTVNFFYNDVSNYYYQRNTGYMYTGEHGIELADHHHEGALPVYQFESADAELYGFEFDAHYQIDARNRIKVYGDHLRAELDSGEYLPRIPANKLGTSYRFELEDFSAELSATHYMTQDKLAQSETKTDSYTLLNASFSYDFSLSGVDLVGYVNVDNITDELGFVHSSFIKEQAPLPGRNFKLGIRGYF